The Theobroma cacao cultivar B97-61/B2 chromosome 1, Criollo_cocoa_genome_V2, whole genome shotgun sequence genome contains the following window.
TTGGTATGTCAAAGTTTCTTTCGTAATCCACAGAGTTCTTTCTTTATACCTTTTACCAATTCAACTTTCTGAACCAAGTTATCATTGTTAATCTGTCTCTCTTCCCTCCATCTTTCTGAAACATATTTCTTTCTGCAGGAGGAAGCTCAAAACGTTTGATGATAGTTAACATTTGTCCAAATGTTCCAAATCTGTCTGAGACATTATCATCTCTCAATTTTGCTGCACGAGCTCGAAACTCTGTACTAAGCCTTGGAAATCGAGATACTATTAAGAAATGGAGAGATGTTGTAAGTCACTATTATTGATTTCTGAGTAAACTGCTTATTTTACACTATCAACTAGTGTTTGTGTATGTGCTCTTTTTCAATGAACTGGTATATGCTGCTGCAAGCAGAATTAAGttagtaaattttatttgaaggAAAGAGTTTTACCTACTAGCTGGTCAATACTCATTTTGAAGGTTAGGAGAAAGAGAGAACCGATGGGCCAGGAACAACCTTAGGGGAGTAAGAGAAACAAATAAACCAAGTAGTAGTTCAACAAAGTTGAAGCCGAGAATTGACTTGATGTCACTTCAGTTTTTGtttcccttttccttttcctcaGAAATAAAGTTTATGAAATTTCTTCTCTGAAATCCATAAGAAATGTTCTCTTGCTGCCAATACATTGAATCACTGATGCAAGAACAATTATTGGAATGTACATCTTTATAGCTTGCAATTCTTCTCCTAGGCAAATGATGCACGCAAGGAGCTCTATGATAAGGACAAGGAAATTCAAGATCTGAAACAAGAGGTTTTGGGGCTAAAACAAGCACTTAAGGAGTCAAATGATCAGTGTGTCCTACTATTCAATGAAGTTCAGAAGGCGTGGAAAGTTTCTTTTACTCTGCAGTCAGATCTAAAGGTTTTGTAACTTCTGAGTTTGGTTTTTCTGATGTTAAATATTACGTGACAGGTTGACTTGTTTTTGACATTTCCAGGTTGGATCTTTTTGTTGCTAGCATACTTTACACCCCCTAGCACCTatctctatttttgtttttggtgatGTCAGCCCCATCCTCCCCTTTCCTCTTGCTTTATGACTTTCAACTGTCTGTTGGAAGTTCCTTTTACTATTTAAGTCATCATATGACTATCTCATGACCATTTCATATTGTTTTCATGACAGAATGGTTTAGATGGCATGCATTCTTGGTTCTTCAATGTTTACCCACGTGCAAATGAGAAATGCTTGTTTtaggggcatttttgtaagGTTTAAGTAATAAAGTAATTGGtgcttcttcctttttttttttaagaaggGGAGGGGGTTGAAGTATTGTCTTTCAGGTTCAGcattatatattgttttatgcaTGACAATTGTATGCTATTGTCTATTTTGTCTTGACTTTGGGCATGCATCTTGCTAAACTATTTAAGTAATATTTCATGATGCAGTCTGAGAATGTTATGCTTGCCGACAAGCATAAGATAGAGAAGGAACAGAATGCACAGCTCAGAAATCAAGTAGCTCAATTGCTACAGTCAGAACAAGACCAAAAAGTGCAAATGCAACAATATGATTCAATGATTCAGACATTGCAGGTTAGTTTTAGATCAATCCCCATGACCTcccacatatatatattagtgtCTCTGTATGTATGTATGGATCCATATACTTTTCGTGTAAATAAAACTGAGAAAAGATGAATTTGGTTTAAATTTGTGATTAAGGAATTCACACATCCATATTCTGTTCTACATATCAAGATATTTCATGTCTATATGGTTGCTTTCTAACATAAACCTCATGATATAGGCAAAACTTAAAAGTCTTGAATCACAACTCAATGAAGCCATTCATTCTAGTGAGGGTAAGTCCTTTAGCTCAGAAATGGCTGGAGTTTCAACAATATCCAAAACAGCAGCAGATGGTATGGATTCTTCCGCTGTAACCAAGAAACTTGAGGAAGAACTCAAGAAACGTGATGCACTGATTGAGGTCTGCTGAACTTCACCATAAATCCttgaattttaatattcttGTTGTTCATTTATGTTGAAGTACTATGTTTAGTGATGTGCGTTACTTCAAAAGTTTTGGTGTTCACCTTATCTTTTTGTTGGATATATAAGATGTGATGTCAGAGGTTGTTGCTTGCTTTTTAAGGCTAGAAACAAAACAGGAAATCCTATGTAAAATAACTGTACTCCAGTCGAAAATCTATCTATTAATTAGGAAACATCATTAAACTTTGTTACTCATTTATTGCAccttttcttttgtaattttCTATAAATTTTGTGCTCTTTATTTGGGGTATAGATTAGGAATGTTTTGAATGCGTCATTGACTTTTAAAGAGGACAACGTAGCGGGACCTCGTAGAATGTACATGTGGCAGAATGGAGTGGGACCGAGAGAGTGGCTGAATTAGGATGCTGAGGTATATGTTTTCAGAGAAAAGACCCATCCATATGAGCTATGTTGTAGTTATTCTGAAAAACAGTACCAATCCCTTATTAGTCAAGCTAAGCATGGGTAGCAGGCTTGTATTGCAGTAATTTGCTCTAGATGCAGCAACATGGTGAAAGATTTACTGAAACGAAGTCCTCAGTGGTTGGATAAGGATAATATGAGTTTGAGAAATtagttatttattattattttttgtgatTTGGGAAAGGGAGGATTTGAATCCTACTCTTTCGGCGGATGAATTATACACCAACCATTAAACCAAATGCTCGGGTGCTGAGAATTAGTTATTCCCTTTGCCTTGCAGACTTTGGGCTGATAAAAATACGAACACCTCTTGAGTGTGTCTGTGTATAGAATTAGTTACTCCACTGTTTAACTAAAGAAGAGGTGAGATAAATGAGTTTTCTGTTATTACATCAAATTAGTAAAGGTAAGAAATTGACCCTCAATCCAACAATCAGTCATAAGTGATGGCCCTTAGATCATTGATAGGAAAGTATCTAATTCCGTCCTGAGCTATTAGATGCTGGGTCCAGAAATATATCTTTGAACTCTGCCAGCTAGCTTTTCAAAGTGTATCACTTATTTATTCTTGAATCCCTTTTTTCAGTCACTTAAATGATGAGAGAAGACGTTCTCCCTACAGTTTGGTTTTGTTCTTATAGGAATGTTATTGATTGTGCAGAGGTTGcatgaagaaaatgagaaactatTTGATAGATTAACAGAGAAAGCATCCACTGTTGGATCACCACAggtattttttcttttctatgcATCAAATCAGCATGATTGTCATACTGTAACATCTATGTTTCAGATTAGCATCAATAAGTAGCCTTGTTGTAACTTGTGTTCTTTTGTTCcatcattatattttttggtTACAAGTTTAGGTGCTACTTTAGGTCTTATTCTTCAGGAAGTATTTTAAGATTTGGGCTGAAATATTGTGACCACAGGTTTCAAGTCCATTTTCTAAAGGAGCAGAAAATGCTCAGCCTCGAGACCTGGGGAGGTGCTAACTTCAGTTCATTTTTGCAGTAGCTTCAATTGTTCTTGTTTCTTACTACCTTCATAGCTGGTTGTTCAACTCCTTTATAATTGTCTTTAAACAGGAACGATTATAACAAGGGGCGTTCCATGGATGTTGTTCCTTTGCAATTGGCTGTGGATAAGACTGAGGGTGCAGGTGCTTTGATTAAAGCAAGCTCTGAGAAACTTAAAACCACACCCGCTGGAGAATATCTTACTGCTGCACTGATTGACTTTGAGCCTGACCAATATGACAGTGTTGCTGCTATTTCAGATGGAGCAAACAAGCTTTTGATGCTGGTAAACTTCCCAATTAGTTTAATCATTTGGTCTTAACTATGATTGTAAAATTTATGTGCTCTTTTTCAAAATGGGGGAAAGATGTTTTATCATTATGGATGGGGCCACAAAGAAACACAACTTCCGTTTGTGTATTTATTTTGTCATACTTTATATATTCAGGCTTCTTGGCTTTTGATTGAGGATTTATTGCAAAAAGTATTGTTACTATTTTGTAGTTAGATTTTTTGTAGGTTATTTGTATTCTATATTTGTTTAATGATTTCCCTTCATTGGAAATGATAGCAAGTCCTGTAAGAGTTGATACAAATAAAGATTATTGTGCTATTTTCTAAAAGCATGTACTCCGTTTATCTTCTAATTCTTTCCCTGGTGAAAAGCTAGAATAATCCaatatttctcaaattatCCATGATTCAACGTTAGGACAAGTCACTTGAGGAAGCCATTCATCTCTGCATCTTGATTTTATCACTTTATAGCATTCTGATATAAAAAGGTGGAGATGTACAAAATTTGACGGCTAATGTTTATCTACAATGTTGCAGGTCTTGGCAGCAGTCATTAAAGCAGGTGCTTCTAGAGAGCACGAAATTCTTGCTGAAATCAGAGATGCAGTTTTTGCTTTCATCCGGAAAATGGAACCAAAGAGAGTCATGGATACCATGCTTGTTTCCCGTGttagaattttatatataagatCTCTGCTTGCTAGATCACCTGAGCTGCAGTCCATCAAGGTAACAATATATTAGATGCTGGTTTCTCTATCACCTTGTATAGTCACTTGCATCCTTATCAAGGTGTATGTGTATTTCATCTATTTCATTTGTAGGTTTCTCCTGTTGAATGCTTTCTAGAAAAGCCTAATTCAGGACGTAGTAGAAGTTCCAGCCGGAGTAGCAGCCCTGGAAGATCTCCTGTGCGCTATGTTGATGAGCAGATCCAAGGCTTTAAAGTAAATATAAAGCcagaaaagaaatcaaagttGTCGTCGGTTGTTTCAAGGATACGTGGACTTGATCAGGTATGTGCCACAAGTCTTTGgttcttttcctttatgtgCGTGGGCTGGAGAAAACCCTAGCCCTGTCGCTGCTGGTGCTTCTTACTATCAATTGTTctcaaaaaaacaaatagtTATATATGTGTCACCCCTATGATATATTGGAGACATTTGTCTGGCTGAAAATATCTTGATGTGGCATGGTGACtatcaaaagtttctttaaCAAGACTGCAATTAAATGCGCAGGATTCCCTGAGGCAGCAGCAGGTTACTGGTGGAAAGCTCAGAGAAATACAAGAGGAAGCCAAAAGCTTTGCAGTTGGAAACAAGGCTCTTGCTGCTCTTTTTGTACATACTCCTGCTGGTGAGCTGCAGCGGCAAATTAGGTCCTGGCTTGCAGAAAACTTTGAGTTTCTTTCTGTTACAGGGGATGAAGCATCGGGGGGGACCACTGGTCAGCTAGAGCTTCTTTCAACTGCTATTATGGATGGTTGGATGGCTGGACTTGGTGCTGCGCTGCCTCCTAATACAGATGCTCTTGGTCAGCTTTTATCTGAGTATGCAAAGCGGGTCTTCACTTCTCAATTGCAGCACTTGAAGGTATGGCAGTTACCTCAGGGATTGGTGTTTAGCTATCTGTTTGGGTGCAATCATACAGGCCTTAAAGTTCATGGAAAAAGAACCTTGTATAGAATGTGGGAAAAGTACAAGTATAACCTacaggaagaaaaagaaacgtGTCCATTATGTTTATTTACACCTGTATGATCCTTAAAACTAACAGAATGAACTCTTGACAGTAAGTTCAGCATGCTGGACCTCACATCTAAGTGCATACATCTCTAACGACTACCATTTACCTTTTTACTCAACAAATAATGGTAAGCAGTCACCTTTAGTGAGAGGGTGGGAGGAATTTCTGCTACTATTCTTTAACCACAAATAGCGTAAATTTCATTGCCTTGATGAAGTTCCAATTAAAACATTCCCTTGTAGCCTTTTGGGctagattttgaaaaactaataaaaagtTGGAAGGTGGTGAATTCTAGATTTAATGTAAATGTGTTTCTTCCTCTGCCATTACCTTAATTTTGTAATTGCGACTTTCAAATTGAAAGGATTGGTTCACCgaatatatttttcctttatctGGCCATGTTTATGGTGTTCCAGTTTTTCTGTTCTTCgtttttttaattcttgtcTTAGCTTTGTGTTTTTTGGGGATTTGCTCTAATAGTGGCCTATACATGGCGCTAGATGCGCTTTTTAGCTATGTTTCTTGTATATTGTGCCTAGTAGTGGCTACAAtgtcatattttattttatttattattattttgaattccCAAGACTTTGTACTTGTTTCCTacaaattcttcttcccccACTCCCACCtcaacccccccccccccaaaaaaaNccccccccaaaaaaaaaaaagaaagataaaaaaccCCAATTGTACGATTTAATGTAGACATTCCTAATATCACTCTCCTTTGTCAGGATATTGCTGGCACTCTAGCAACGGAAGAGGCCGATGATGCTGCCCATGTGGCAAAGCTGCGTTCAGCTCTTGAATCTGTTGATCACAAACGAAGAAAGGTAGTTGTTTCTTTCAATCATCGTACTCCTTTTTCTACcccataaatattttataattatctttCCTACATGGCATTGTCACTGTTTTATCCAAAGTTGATACTTTTTAATAGATGTGTTGTGCATACTGTTGGTTATCTTCTTCCGTTTAACTAGGCCATTTTACTGGTGTTTTCTTACATCATTGTGGGTGTAATGGAAGTTGAGAagataacaaaaagaaagaggattttatattgtttgaGCTGAAATATTAGAAGCACTAAATGCTCTATCCAACATTTGAGGTAGCTTTTTTACAGTCATATTTCTGGAGCTAGCCTTCATATTGTAGCATGAGTAAAAAATTCATCTTTGTTAGCAAGAGAAATCTTGTGGCTGCTGAGCAAATTTGTTGAGATTGCCTAAATCAGAATGCCCATCACCCTTACCTTGACCTGCTAAATGAGAAATTTGTTCATCATGGGCTGAAATTAGATTGCTTCATGTATCAGGAAAAGGgatagtaaataaaaatattgattcaCTAATTTGTTCTGGATgaaagaataataaatttttattctttcttttcaatatCCTTTTCCCCATTGTTCTTGTCTATgatatttcttcttttatggGAAAGCTGAGAAATTGCTGTCAAGCTCAATAAGAATTCTGGATTAGATTGAATGATTCATCTGTTTTGATCTCATGttctttaacatttttaatttcaactcCAGTTGACATTGTTTGGTGTACCGTTATCTGCTTGCTTTTGTCCTTTTAGTACCATTGTTAGCTGCATTTTGCTTGAGGATGAACATAAGCTGAAACCAGCTAATATCTTGTTTTTGTCCAAAATTGTTTGCTGACAGATTAAATGTTATTTCTTTGCTGTGAGCAGATTTTGCAACAAATGAGAAGTGATGCAGCCTTGCTAACATTAGAGAATGGTGGTTCACCCATTCAGAATCCTTCTACTGCAGCTGAAGATGCCCGTTTAGCATCTCTGATTTCTCTTGATGGTATATTGAAGCAAGTCAAGGTTGTTAGCTATATTCTAAAAATTGTTGTGTACTTTACTAGATGATTTACAGTAGAATAAAAAGAAGGTTAACATTACTCTTATATATGAACAGGATATAATGAGGCAGTCCTCTGTGAGCAGCATGAGTAGAGCTAAGAAGAAAGCGATGCTAGCATCTCTAGATGAGCTTACGGAACGGATGCCCTCCCTTCTTGACATTGATCATCCATGTGCTCAGAGGCAAATTGCAGATGCTCGGCGCCTGGTTGAGGTATGAAGTTGCCTTTTTAGTATTTCTAGAGCTGCAAGTTTTCTTCAACCTATGCTTCGTACTTGTTGATTAAAGGAATTATCTGAAATGGGAATGATTTGATACTAGGTTTCCATGGTTTTTTCTTATATGTTGATCAGGATGGTTTGCCAAATAGTCATCATTCCTAAAATGTCTGAAATCTATGCTGCTATTTTCCAAAAAAGTTTAAGGTGTCTAATATCAGTATGAATCATTCTCTCTGTGTTGTGAATGAGACATGTGGTTTGCGTATTTGGCTGCATCCTGCATGTGGAGTAACTGTTTGAACCTGGGCTTTCTATTTGTAGGGTTGTTAGTAACAAGATTGACAAAACTATATGAACAAAGTAGACTGTCCAGTGCTCCAGTAGGAAAATGACTTctttttaagataattttactcTAATACTTTTGATAATTGAATTGCAAAGTTTTACAGTTGTCGTGAATGCTAAAAGAATAGCAAAGAAGAGTTACGGTTTATTTTATTGGCAAGATGCTAAGTTGTAGAAGTGGGTTTTATTTGTCCCAGGGGAAAACTGGAAGGGGGaatttctaaatattttaaatgcaatttaatatttgaattttgatgatAAATTCGGTACAAATGCTTTCTAGATTCCAAACCTCATGCTGCATCTGATATGTTATTGTAGTTTCCATTTATGGTATTTCAAGTGTTTTTCTCACTTGCTCTTTAATCTGCCATGCATTCCTGCAGTCAATCAATGAAGAGGATGATCACATGCAGGAGACATACCATGCTCGAAAGCCATCTGCAGATTTGGGATCTGGTACTGAAACTGATGTGGCACAGTGGAACGTATTACAATTCAACACAGGCTCAACAACCCCATTTATCATCAAGTGTGGAGCGAATTCAAATTCTGAACTGGTCATCAAAGCCGATGCCCGGGTTCAGGAACCCAAGGGTGGTGAAATTGTGAGGGTTGTTCCAAGACCATCTGTTTTAGAAAATATGAGCTTGGACGAAATGAAACAAGTATTCTCAGAGCTCCCGGAGGCTCTTAGCTTACTTGCATTAGCTAGGACTGCAGATGGCACTCGAGCTCGGTATTCTAGGTTGTACAGGACTTTGGCAATGAAGGTTCCATCACTAAGGGATCTAGTCGGCGAGCTTGAAAAAGGGGGAGTGCTGAAAGATGTGAAGTCGTGAATGCAAAAGGgagttaaaaataaattagagaATACCTTGTTTTCTAATGTGGAATGCTTGGGTGgggtttttttgttatatttagGGAGCTTGGTTTGGCAGGGACAACCTGGTCTGGTGTTTGTAAACCTGTTTTTTGCAGTGCTTTGTTGCGATTTGCGAAGGAATCATTGTATTGGAAGCTGGTTAGTAAACTGTTGATGCCCATTGTATCACACGTCGCCACAGCTGCTATTGCGGCTAATTTTCATGGCAGTTTTGTGCAATTTGTTAccatcatttccatgcaaGCTGCAGCAACAAAcaatcctttttatttttgatacCATCTGTTTCCAGTCAACTTGCCATtggttagaaaaaaaaaaagaagcaaaggtTATCAAAGAGGAGAAATATAATATCCTCTGTACGAACCTGGCCACTTCGTAGGAAAAAGCCTATTGACAGAAATGTCCTTATAAAGTCATTCTCAAAGACAAGAACTCCAAAATTCGTTATACATGTTCGAACTCTCTCCCTATGTATGTGTCCCTTTGTTCCTCACTCTCTCGTTCGTCTCTGATCGAACTCCATTGATTAGACTAAAGCAATTTAGGGATTTTGAGCATTTCCTAATTCAAACTCCTTAAAAATGCCGCCACTCACCTGCACCAAACTGGCTTTGATCACTCTAACCGGAGTCATCATTCAAATCATTGGCCTTTCTCTTTTCGTCTTCGGCTTTTTTCCCGTCAAACCGGCTCTCACCGGCACCAGGTAAACAGTTTTCcattaaaaaacaaacaaaaa
Protein-coding sequences here:
- the LOC18611469 gene encoding kinesin-like protein KCA2, whose protein sequence is MGEQRSNNNNRWNWEVSGFEPRQSSPSPSSPEEQRRLSAAPMMRRYSISAASLSPYSSEFSKQALASKVQRLKDKVKLAKEDYLELRQEASDLQEYSNAKLDRVTRYLGVLAEKTRKLDQVALESEARISPLINEKRRLFNDLLTAKGNIKVFCRTRPLFEEEGSSIVEFPDDCTIRVNTGDDSIANPKKDFEFDRVYGPHVGQAELFSDVQPFVQSALDGYNISIFAYGQTRSGKTHTMEGSSHDRGLYARCFEELFDLANSDSTSTSKFNFSVTAFDLYNEQIRDLLSESGSTLPKVHLGLPESSVELVQDKVDNPLDFSKVLKAAFQSRGSDTSKFNVSHLIITLHIYYNNLISGENIYSKLSLVDLAGSEGQILEDDSGERVTDLLHVMKSLSALGDVLSSLTSKKDTIPYENSMLTNILADSLGGSSKRLMIVNICPNVPNLSETLSSLNFAARARNSVLSLGNRDTIKKWRDVANDARKELYDKDKEIQDLKQEVLGLKQALKESNDQCVLLFNEVQKAWKVSFTLQSDLKSENVMLADKHKIEKEQNAQLRNQVAQLLQSEQDQKVQMQQYDSMIQTLQAKLKSLESQLNEAIHSSEGKSFSSEMAGVSTISKTAADGMDSSAVTKKLEEELKKRDALIERLHEENEKLFDRLTEKASTVGSPQVSSPFSKGAENAQPRDLGRNDYNKGRSMDVVPLQLAVDKTEGAGALIKASSEKLKTTPAGEYLTAALIDFEPDQYDSVAAISDGANKLLMLVLAAVIKAGASREHEILAEIRDAVFAFIRKMEPKRVMDTMLVSRVRILYIRSLLARSPELQSIKVSPVECFLEKPNSGRSRSSSRSSSPGRSPVRYVDEQIQGFKVNIKPEKKSKLSSVVSRIRGLDQDSLRQQQVTGGKLREIQEEAKSFAVGNKALAALFVHTPAGELQRQIRSWLAENFEFLSVTGDEASGGTTGQLELLSTAIMDGWMAGLGAALPPNTDALGQLLSEYAKRVFTSQLQHLKDIAGTLATEEADDAAHVAKLRSALESVDHKRRKILQQMRSDAALLTLENGGSPIQNPSTAAEDARLASLISLDGILKQVKDIMRQSSVSSMSRAKKKAMLASLDELTERMPSLLDIDHPCAQRQIADARRLVESINEEDDHMQETYHARKPSADLGSGTETDVAQWNVLQFNTGSTTPFIIKCGANSNSELVIKADARVQEPKGGEIVRVVPRPSVLENMSLDEMKQVFSELPEALSLLALARTADGTRARYSRLYRTLAMKVPSLRDLVGELEKGGVLKDVKS